The proteins below are encoded in one region of Paeniglutamicibacter cryotolerans:
- the gyrA gene encoding DNA gyrase subunit A — MSDESIPQADGLEPAPIEGAVVDRIDQIDLQTEMQRSYLDYAMAVIVGRALPDVRDGLKPVHRRVIYAMFDGGYRPERSYNKCARVVGEVMGQYHPHGDTAIYDALVRLIQDWTMRYPLALGQGNFGSPGNDGAAAPRYTETKMAQLAMEMVRDIDEDTVDFQDNYDGKNQEPTILPARFPNLLVNGSSGIAVGMATNIPPHNLREVASGVQWYLENPEASREELLEELLLRVKGPDFPTGALILGHKGIEDAYRTGRGSITMRAVVSVEELQGRTCLVVTELPYQANPDNLAIKIADLVKDGKISGIADLRDETSGRTGQRLVIVLKRDAVAKVVLNNLYKHTELQSNFSANMLAIVDGVPRTLSLDAFIRHWVAHQLEVIARRTRYRLRKAEEEAHILRGLLKALDMLDEVIALIRASNTTEMARDGLMGLLDIDELQARAILDMQLRRLAALERQKIQDRHAELESMIAEFNAILASESRQRQIISTELAEIVAKHGDDRRAKILMGYDGDMSVEDLIPEEEMVVTITRGGYVKRTRSDNYRSQNRGGKGIKGAALRGDDVVEHFFVTTTHDWLLFFTNHGRVYRSKCYELAEAGRDAKGQHVANLLAFQPDEHIAQVLDLRNYEQAPYLVLATRNGLVKKTRLVDYDTNRSAGVIAINLREGDELVSARLVSAEDDLMLVSRKGQSVRFTATDEALRPMGRNTSGVTGMKFRDEDELLAADVVTEGSFVFIVTEGGYAKRTSVDEYRVQSRGGLGIKVAKLAEERGHLAGALIANEEDEVLVVMEGGKVVRSDVSQVPAKGRDTMGVIFAKPDKKDRIIAVAKNVERGLGGDSEDDAVPLVDEQSQDQVPQGAGAQDDAPQATIMVETPTDGAENDGGNA, encoded by the coding sequence ATGAGCGACGAGAGCATCCCACAAGCAGACGGCCTCGAGCCGGCACCCATCGAGGGTGCCGTGGTCGACCGCATCGACCAGATCGACCTGCAGACCGAAATGCAGCGGTCCTACCTGGACTATGCCATGGCGGTCATCGTCGGCCGTGCCCTGCCCGACGTGCGCGATGGCTTGAAGCCCGTACACCGCCGCGTCATCTACGCGATGTTCGATGGCGGCTACCGCCCCGAGCGCTCGTACAACAAGTGCGCCCGCGTCGTTGGCGAGGTCATGGGCCAGTACCACCCGCACGGCGATACGGCGATCTACGATGCGTTGGTGCGCCTGATCCAGGACTGGACCATGCGTTACCCGCTGGCCCTGGGCCAGGGCAACTTCGGCTCCCCCGGCAACGACGGCGCCGCCGCGCCGCGTTACACCGAAACCAAGATGGCCCAGCTGGCCATGGAAATGGTCCGGGACATCGACGAAGACACCGTCGACTTCCAAGACAACTACGACGGCAAGAACCAGGAACCCACGATCCTGCCGGCGCGCTTCCCGAACCTGCTGGTTAACGGCTCCTCCGGCATCGCCGTGGGCATGGCGACCAACATCCCGCCGCACAACCTGCGCGAGGTAGCCTCCGGAGTCCAGTGGTACCTGGAGAACCCCGAGGCCTCACGCGAGGAGCTGCTCGAGGAGCTGCTGCTGCGCGTCAAGGGCCCGGATTTCCCCACCGGCGCGCTCATCCTGGGCCACAAGGGCATCGAGGACGCTTACCGCACGGGCCGCGGCTCGATCACGATGCGTGCCGTGGTCAGCGTCGAGGAACTGCAGGGTCGCACCTGCCTGGTGGTCACCGAGCTTCCGTACCAGGCCAACCCGGACAACCTGGCGATCAAGATCGCCGACTTGGTCAAGGACGGGAAGATCTCAGGCATCGCCGACCTGCGCGATGAAACCTCCGGCCGTACCGGCCAGCGCCTGGTCATCGTGCTCAAGCGAGATGCCGTCGCCAAGGTCGTGCTGAACAACCTGTACAAGCACACCGAATTACAGTCGAACTTCTCGGCGAACATGCTCGCCATCGTCGACGGGGTGCCACGCACGCTCTCGCTCGATGCGTTCATCCGCCACTGGGTTGCCCACCAGCTCGAGGTCATCGCCCGACGCACCCGCTACCGCCTGCGCAAGGCCGAGGAAGAAGCGCACATCCTGCGTGGCCTGCTCAAGGCCCTGGACATGCTCGACGAGGTCATCGCGCTCATCCGCGCCTCGAACACCACCGAGATGGCACGAGACGGACTGATGGGCCTGCTGGACATCGACGAGCTCCAGGCCCGCGCGATCCTCGATATGCAGTTGCGCCGCCTGGCTGCGCTGGAACGCCAGAAGATCCAGGATCGCCATGCGGAACTGGAATCGATGATCGCCGAGTTCAACGCGATCCTCGCCTCCGAGTCGCGCCAGCGCCAGATCATCAGCACCGAGCTGGCCGAAATCGTCGCCAAGCACGGCGATGACCGCCGCGCGAAGATCCTGATGGGCTACGACGGCGACATGAGCGTCGAGGACCTGATCCCCGAGGAAGAAATGGTTGTCACCATTACCCGCGGCGGATACGTCAAGCGCACCCGGTCGGACAATTACCGCTCGCAGAATCGCGGCGGCAAGGGCATCAAGGGCGCTGCGCTGCGCGGGGACGATGTGGTCGAGCACTTCTTCGTCACCACCACCCACGACTGGCTGCTTTTCTTCACCAACCACGGCCGGGTCTACCGCTCCAAGTGCTACGAACTTGCGGAGGCCGGGCGCGACGCCAAGGGCCAGCACGTGGCGAACCTGCTGGCCTTCCAGCCGGACGAGCACATTGCTCAGGTCTTGGATCTGCGCAACTACGAGCAGGCCCCGTACCTGGTGCTTGCCACCCGCAACGGCCTGGTCAAGAAGACGCGTCTGGTCGACTACGACACCAACCGCTCCGCCGGCGTGATCGCCATCAACCTGCGCGAGGGCGACGAACTGGTTTCGGCTCGCCTGGTTTCGGCTGAAGACGATTTGATGCTGGTTTCCCGCAAGGGTCAATCGGTGCGCTTCACCGCGACGGATGAGGCACTGCGCCCGATGGGCCGCAACACCTCGGGCGTCACCGGCATGAAGTTCCGCGATGAGGACGAACTGCTCGCGGCGGACGTCGTCACCGAGGGATCATTTGTGTTCATCGTCACAGAGGGCGGCTATGCCAAGCGCACCTCGGTCGATGAATACCGCGTGCAGTCGCGGGGTGGTCTGGGCATCAAGGTGGCCAAGTTGGCCGAGGAGCGCGGCCATCTGGCCGGCGCCCTGATTGCCAATGAAGAAGACGAAGTGCTGGTGGTCATGGAGGGTGGCAAGGTCGTTCGCTCCGATGTCTCGCAGGTTCCAGCCAAGGGCCGCGACACCATGGGCGTGATCTTCGCGAAGCCGGACAAGAAGGACCGCATCATCGCCGTAGCCAAGAACGTGGAGCGCGGACTCGGCGGAGACTCCGAGGATGATGCAGTACCGTTGGTTGACGAACAGTCCCAGGACCAGGTTCCGCAGGGCGCTGGCGCGCAGGACGATGCGCCGCAAGCCACCATCATGGTGGAAACGCCGACTGACGGAGCCGAAAACGACGGAGGTAATGCGTGA
- a CDS encoding DUF3566 domain-containing protein translates to MSTPNTPRPATPRPAAGNGAGRPAAPRQTPAGASRPAGAARPPAAGQRPAGAQRPPAAGQRPAGARPPAAGQRPQQLVRPAPKAKVRKARLLISKVDPWSVLKMAFLLSVALGIVTVVASVVLWSVLDLTGTFDRVNELLQQIVGTTDSKFDLKTLASLGQVASFATIIAVVNVVLLTALAMLSAVLYNISSTLVGGIGVTLTDD, encoded by the coding sequence GTGAGCACCCCCAATACTCCACGCCCGGCAACTCCCCGTCCGGCGGCAGGCAACGGAGCAGGCCGCCCGGCCGCGCCGCGACAGACCCCGGCGGGAGCTTCCCGTCCGGCAGGCGCGGCGCGCCCGCCGGCAGCGGGTCAGCGCCCGGCAGGCGCACAGCGCCCGCCCGCAGCGGGCCAGCGCCCAGCGGGAGCTCGGCCCCCGGCGGCGGGCCAGCGGCCCCAGCAGCTGGTGCGCCCCGCACCCAAGGCCAAGGTCCGCAAGGCCCGCCTGCTCATCAGCAAGGTCGACCCCTGGTCGGTGCTGAAGATGGCGTTCCTGCTTTCCGTGGCGCTGGGCATCGTCACCGTGGTGGCGTCCGTCGTGCTCTGGTCGGTCCTCGACCTCACTGGAACCTTCGACCGGGTCAATGAACTGCTGCAGCAGATCGTTGGCACCACCGACAGCAAGTTCGACCTCAAGACGCTGGCATCGCTGGGGCAGGTTGCCTCGTTCGCTACCATCATCGCCGTGGTGAACGTGGTCCTGCTGACCGCACTCGCCATGCTCTCGGCAGTGCTTTACAACATCTCCTCGACCTTGGTCGGCGGCATTGGCGTGACGCTCACCGACGACTAA
- a CDS encoding DLW-39 family protein: MRKLLLVVATVAGVAGYLKWKESEADKATWSKATDKVV, translated from the coding sequence ATGCGGAAACTACTATTGGTGGTTGCCACGGTTGCTGGAGTCGCCGGATATCTGAAATGGAAGGAATCCGAGGCCGATAAGGCCACATGGAGCAAGGCAACTGATAAGGTTGTTTAG
- a CDS encoding DMT family transporter — MMYLLALIGVLGVSASGPIVAAFPSVPALSMALWRNALGTAVMAAPVLVRDPRSFGRLRRREWGWSAAAALSLALHFACFMTSIRMTSVAAATALVCLQAAWIALFQTLQGVRYGWRVGAGSLLAVAGVIVITGFDLGGSSQALTGDLLAILGGVLAASYTLCGAKARESMGTGTYTSLCYGMTAAVLLVMCLALGEPLWGFGVKGWIGIIALAICAQVLGHSVFNHLLSSMGPLTVSTLVLFEIPGAAILAAVFLGQELPAGTVVGLVIILAGLYFVVRGQVPRKAALSTAE, encoded by the coding sequence GTGATGTATCTTCTCGCGCTGATCGGCGTTCTCGGCGTTTCGGCGTCCGGGCCCATTGTTGCAGCGTTCCCCTCAGTTCCCGCGCTCTCCATGGCCCTGTGGCGCAACGCCTTGGGAACTGCTGTGATGGCCGCTCCCGTCCTCGTACGCGATCCGAGGTCCTTTGGTCGCCTAAGGCGCCGCGAGTGGGGCTGGAGTGCCGCTGCAGCCTTGTCGCTGGCTCTTCACTTCGCCTGCTTCATGACATCGATCAGAATGACCAGCGTTGCTGCCGCAACGGCCTTGGTCTGCCTCCAAGCCGCCTGGATCGCCCTCTTCCAGACGCTGCAGGGCGTACGGTATGGCTGGAGAGTCGGCGCCGGGTCGCTCTTGGCCGTGGCGGGTGTGATCGTGATCACCGGATTCGATCTAGGTGGATCGTCCCAGGCGCTGACCGGGGACCTGCTGGCCATTCTCGGTGGCGTCCTGGCTGCCTCCTACACGCTGTGTGGGGCGAAGGCCCGCGAAAGCATGGGGACCGGCACCTATACGAGCCTTTGCTACGGCATGACCGCGGCGGTCCTGCTGGTCATGTGCCTGGCCCTTGGAGAACCACTGTGGGGATTCGGTGTCAAAGGGTGGATCGGGATCATCGCGCTGGCCATCTGTGCCCAGGTGCTCGGGCATTCGGTCTTCAACCACCTACTCTCCAGCATGGGCCCGCTGACGGTTTCCACGCTGGTCCTCTTCGAGATTCCGGGTGCGGCGATCTTGGCTGCCGTCTTCCTGGGCCAGGAACTTCCGGCAGGTACGGTGGTGGGCCTAGTCATCATCCTGGCCGGGCTCTACTTCGTGGTCCGTGGCCAGGTACCGCGCAAAGCGGCCCTATCTACCGCCGAATAG
- a CDS encoding peptidylprolyl isomerase, translated as MTAIPTHKAIIHTNAGDIVVSLFGNHAPKTVKNFVGLSTGEQAWTDPSSGEEKTGTPLYNGTIFHRIISDFMIQGGDPLGQGIGGPGYNFDDEISPDLDFTAPYKLAMANAGTRGGKGTNGSQFFITSIPTTWLQGKHTIFGDVVDADSRAVVDKLNAVATDGRDKPLEDVVISSIEIEAL; from the coding sequence ATGACTGCAATCCCCACACACAAGGCCATCATCCACACCAACGCCGGTGACATCGTCGTCAGCCTCTTCGGGAACCACGCCCCGAAGACGGTCAAGAACTTCGTTGGTCTCTCCACCGGCGAGCAGGCTTGGACCGACCCGAGCTCGGGCGAAGAAAAGACCGGCACCCCCCTGTACAACGGGACGATCTTCCACCGCATCATCTCCGACTTCATGATTCAGGGCGGGGACCCACTGGGCCAGGGCATTGGCGGCCCGGGCTACAACTTCGATGACGAGATCAGCCCGGATCTGGACTTCACCGCACCGTACAAGCTGGCCATGGCCAACGCCGGCACCCGCGGCGGCAAGGGCACCAACGGTTCCCAGTTCTTCATCACCTCGATCCCGACCACTTGGCTGCAGGGCAAGCACACCATCTTCGGTGATGTCGTTGACGCCGATTCACGCGCCGTGGTCGACAAGCTGAACGCCGTTGCAACCGACGGCCGCGACAAGCCGCTCGAAGACGTCGTGATCTCCAGCATCGAGATCGAAGCACTCTAA
- a CDS encoding rhomboid family intramembrane serine protease, producing the protein MGTQCVDCVRESAKTVPQTRTAFGGRAVGGRPIITYILIGLCVVVYVLQLLIPGVSGLVQYAGLYTSPYFEFEPWRMITSAFAHDPGSVFHILFNMYALYLCGRYLEPVLGRMRFLALYLISALGGSVGVLLLSDPRVPVVGASGAVFGLFAAMFVLLRSRGVPATQILVLVGLNLALGFFMTGISWEGHVGGLVTGGLVASVFAFAPKGPNRQLLQWVGTGLVLALLVALTIFGYNNIRLG; encoded by the coding sequence GTGGGCACCCAGTGTGTGGATTGCGTGCGCGAATCCGCCAAGACCGTCCCGCAGACCAGAACGGCCTTCGGCGGCAGGGCAGTCGGTGGCAGGCCGATCATCACCTACATCCTGATTGGGCTGTGTGTCGTCGTCTACGTCCTGCAACTGCTCATTCCGGGTGTCAGTGGCCTTGTGCAGTACGCGGGCCTGTACACAAGCCCCTACTTCGAATTCGAACCGTGGCGGATGATCACCTCGGCATTCGCACATGATCCCGGTTCCGTTTTCCACATCCTGTTCAACATGTATGCCCTGTATCTATGCGGACGCTACCTGGAACCGGTGCTTGGAAGGATGCGCTTCCTGGCGCTCTACCTGATCTCGGCCCTGGGAGGATCGGTGGGCGTCTTGTTGCTGTCGGACCCTCGGGTGCCCGTCGTGGGGGCCTCAGGGGCCGTTTTCGGATTGTTCGCTGCCATGTTCGTGCTCTTGCGTTCGCGCGGCGTGCCGGCCACCCAGATCCTGGTTCTCGTGGGGCTGAATCTGGCGCTGGGGTTCTTCATGACGGGCATTTCCTGGGAAGGCCATGTGGGGGGCTTGGTGACCGGTGGGCTCGTTGCCTCGGTGTTCGCGTTCGCGCCCAAGGGGCCGAACCGGCAACTGCTCCAGTGGGTGGGAACAGGGCTTGTCCTGGCTCTTTTGGTGGCCTTGACGATCTTTGGGTACAACAACATTCGACTGGGTTAG
- a CDS encoding ISAs1 family transposase: MPSSPITRIRRQLEDLPRDLAQHIEAQSIAEVLALFPDPRKPRGVRHALAWILATTLCAVLAGSKSFAAIADWALHAADTSLHGTGFRAPHVTTYQRVLGSLDADAFDQAVGTWVRTRIDAQVIAIDGKEVRGAKHAGGTRVHLMAAVDHNTGAVLGQVEVGGKTNEITQFETLLETLGDLQGRIFTADALHTQRAHAEFLHQQGAHFVLTVKANQPKLLKHLTALPWELAPVGNDQRDTGHGRRAIRRIKVSSVPKGLGFPHVAQVAQLIRKTKKRGTNTWSIETVYIITSVPVHRGSPKQLNTWVRGHWGIENGLHWRRDSIYLEDKSQVRTGSAPRVMASMRSLAISVLLLAGTKNVAQGNRKMSFNPARPMKTIGITGLSTTLH, from the coding sequence ATGCCATCTTCCCCCATCACCCGCATCCGCCGCCAGCTGGAGGACCTGCCCCGGGACCTCGCCCAGCACATCGAGGCGCAATCCATCGCCGAGGTCTTGGCCTTGTTTCCCGATCCCCGCAAGCCCCGCGGCGTCCGCCATGCCCTGGCCTGGATCCTGGCCACCACCCTGTGCGCCGTGCTCGCCGGCTCGAAATCCTTTGCCGCCATCGCTGACTGGGCGCTTCACGCCGCCGACACCTCCCTGCACGGCACCGGCTTCCGAGCCCCGCACGTGACCACCTACCAACGCGTCCTGGGTTCCCTTGACGCCGACGCGTTCGACCAGGCCGTGGGAACCTGGGTACGCACCCGCATCGATGCCCAGGTCATTGCCATCGATGGCAAGGAGGTCCGTGGCGCCAAGCACGCAGGCGGAACCCGGGTGCACCTGATGGCCGCGGTCGACCACAACACCGGCGCCGTCCTGGGACAAGTCGAGGTTGGTGGGAAAACCAATGAGATCACGCAATTCGAGACGCTCCTGGAAACCCTGGGTGACCTGCAGGGCAGGATCTTTACCGCCGACGCCCTGCATACCCAGCGGGCTCACGCCGAGTTCCTCCACCAGCAGGGGGCGCATTTCGTGCTCACCGTGAAAGCCAACCAGCCCAAGCTGCTCAAGCACTTGACTGCCCTGCCGTGGGAGCTTGCACCGGTGGGCAATGACCAGCGCGATACGGGCCATGGACGCCGGGCCATCCGGAGGATCAAGGTCTCCAGCGTCCCGAAAGGCCTGGGCTTCCCCCACGTCGCCCAAGTGGCCCAACTGATCCGCAAAACCAAGAAACGAGGCACGAACACCTGGTCCATCGAAACGGTCTACATCATCACCTCCGTGCCCGTGCATCGGGGCAGCCCAAAGCAACTGAACACCTGGGTCCGGGGGCACTGGGGCATAGAAAACGGTCTCCATTGGCGGAGGGACTCAATTTATTTGGAGGACAAATCACAGGTCCGGACCGGATCAGCACCCCGGGTGATGGCCTCCATGCGGAGCCTGGCGATCAGCGTCCTACTGCTGGCCGGCACCAAGAATGTCGCCCAGGGCAACCGCAAGATGTCCTTCAACCCGGCCCGTCCAATGAAAACCATTGGGATTACGGGCCTATCAACGACTTTGCATTAG